One Vitis vinifera cultivar Pinot Noir 40024 chromosome 8, ASM3070453v1 genomic window carries:
- the LOC100254043 gene encoding aluminum-activated malate transporter 8, whose amino-acid sequence MEIAAETQKKAGFFAYGWDCLKSSKTKLVQVAKNAQKQGQDDPRKIIHSLKVGLALTLISMFYYFRPLYDSFGVSGMWAVLTVVVVFEFTVGATLSKSLNRGFATMVAGALGVGAQELASLFGEEGEPIVLGILVFLLATASTFSRFFPRIKARYDYGVLIFILTFSLVAVSGYRVNEIIELAHQRLSTILVGGATCIIIAIFVCPVWAGEDLHNMTVRNMEKLANFLEGFGGEYFKEPFDGESVVESKDDKSFLQGYKSALNSKSSEESLANFASWEPCHGRFRFRHPWKQYLMIGALTRQCAYHIEAISSYINSEIQVSAEFRMKIQEPCTKISSESGEALKALASAIKTMTDPSSADPHVANAKAAVKDLEIALNAASLDETDLLEIIPDATVASILIEIVKCMEKVSESVHELSGLAHFKVVEPNVTPEKPQLLHRGTIQPIPDGDATDVIITIDEASSVSPENDKGPSKGKQDESHVNMC is encoded by the exons ATGGAAATTGCAGCAGAAACCCAGAAGAAAGCTGGTTTTTTCGCTTATGGGTGGGACTGCCTCAAGTCCTCCAAGACCAAGCTGGTACAAGTAGCCAAAAACGCCCAGAAACAAGGCCAAGACGACCCAAGAAAAATTATTCACTCCCTAAAAGTGGGACTGGCTCTCACCTTGATATCCATGTTCTACTATTTCAGACCCCTGTATGACAGTTTTGGGGTCTCGGGTATGTGGGCTGTCCTGACCGTGGTGGTGGTCTTCGAATTCACTGTTG GCGCAACCCTCAGCAAAAGTTTAAATAGAGGTTTTGCAACAATGGTAGCCGGAGCCCTCGGGGTTGGAGCTCAAGAGTTGGCAAGTCTATTTGGAGAGGAAGGAGAACCGATTGTCCTTGGGATCCTTGTCTTCCTACTAG CTACAGCGTCCACCTTCTCAAGATTCTTCCCGAGAATCAAGGCAAGATACGATTACGGGGTCCTGATATTTATACTGACATTCAGCTTGGTAGCTGTTTCGGGGTATCGAGTTAATGAGATAATAGAGCTGGCCCACCAAAGGCTGTCGACAATCCTTGTGGGAGGAGCAACCTGCATAATCATAGCCATTTTTGTCTGTCCAGTGTGGGCTGGCGAAGATCTTCATAACATGACTGTCCGCAATATGGAAAAGCTTGCAAACTTCCTTGAag GATTTGGAGGTGAATATTTTAAGGAACCTTTTGATGGAGAGAGCGTTGTGGAATCGAAGGATGACAAGTCATTTCTTCAAGGATATAAAAGTGCTCTCAATTCAAAAAGCAGTGAAGAATCCTTG GCAAACTTTGCATCATGGGAACCCTGCCATGGCCGTTTCAGGTTCCGTCATCCATGGAAACAGTACCTCATGATTGGAGCTCTTACTCGCCAATGTGCATACCACATTGAAGCTATCAGCAGCTACATAAACTCCGAGATTCAA GTATCAGCTGAATTCCGAATGAAAATTCAAGAACCATGCACAAAGATAAGTTCAGAATCGGGCGAAGCTCTGAAAGCCTTAGCCTCAGCAATCAAAACAATGACAGACCCCTCCTCAGCTGATCCACATGTGGCGAATGCTAAAGCTGCTGTCAAGGACCTTGAGATTGCACTGAATGCTGCCTCGTTAGATGAGACAGACCTCTTAGAAATCATACCAGATGCCACGGTTGCTTCAATACTAATTGAGATTGTTAAATGTATGGAAAAAGTTTCTGAATCAGTCCATGAGCTTTCTGGCCTAGCACATTTTAAGGTTGTTGAACCTAACGTAACACCAGAGAAGCCACAATTACTTCATCGGGGCACCATTCAACCTATTCCTGACGGTGATGCCACCGATGTCATTATCACAATTGATGAAGCATCCTCAGTTTCACCAGAAAATGACAAGGGACCATCTAAGGGTAAACAAGATGAAAGTCATGTAAATATGTGTTGA